One genomic segment of Deltaproteobacteria bacterium includes these proteins:
- a CDS encoding thioredoxin family protein, with protein MTEDVTRIRVGKNTIGITGLKSVLEELATSHSETSDDEVRRLMLDRLSRDNYIPNTARDEYGNAFVREFRKFLGQAREEPPERELTIQVLGPGCSQCERLEHIVMQILTEMNLGAFVEHVKNVKEIGEFGVMGAPALVINGKVVCVGKIPPVGKIKEWLLEAK; from the coding sequence ATGACGGAGGATGTGACCCGAATTCGTGTCGGGAAAAACACAATCGGCATCACCGGTCTGAAAAGCGTGCTGGAAGAATTGGCGACATCTCACTCGGAGACTTCCGATGACGAAGTCCGCCGACTGATGCTGGACCGGCTGAGCCGCGACAACTACATTCCGAACACAGCGAGAGACGAATACGGTAACGCGTTTGTTCGCGAGTTCCGCAAATTCCTCGGGCAGGCCCGCGAAGAACCTCCCGAGCGGGAACTGACTATTCAGGTGCTGGGGCCGGGTTGCTCCCAGTGCGAACGTCTGGAACACATCGTTATGCAAATCCTGACGGAGATGAACCTTGGCGCCTTCGTGGAACACGTGAAGAACGTCAAAGAAATAGGTGAATTCGGGGTAATGGGCGCGCCCGCGCTGGTGATCAACGGGAAAGTGGTGTGCGTGGGGAAAATACCTCCCGTTGGTAAAATCAAAGAGTGGCTTCTCGAAGCCAAATGA
- a CDS encoding winged helix-turn-helix transcriptional regulator codes for MDLEPEEPLTGDNYADVAFLAKSLSDENRLRILFSVSRGKKPVSVIVKELHLSQPLVSHHLKELRHALLVQVERRGPFVYYEMADRDTIGILKALSNLATRLLAHRDTF; via the coding sequence ATCGACCTCGAGCCCGAAGAGCCACTTACGGGTGATAACTATGCCGACGTGGCCTTTCTCGCCAAATCCCTGTCCGACGAAAACCGGTTGCGCATCCTTTTTTCCGTAAGCCGTGGCAAAAAGCCCGTTTCGGTCATCGTGAAAGAACTCCATCTCTCCCAGCCCCTCGTGTCGCATCATTTGAAGGAATTGAGACATGCGTTGCTGGTTCAAGTGGAACGCCGGGGTCCCTTTGTCTACTACGAGATGGCGGACAGAGATACCATAGGTATCTTGAAAGCCTTGTCGAATCTTGCGACGCGCCTCCTCGCGCACAGAGACACTTTCTAA
- a CDS encoding winged helix-turn-helix transcriptional regulator, with translation MTLQDRDIFKMKAHVAKALAHESRLIMLDALKNGDMCVCDLTDLIGADQSTVSKHLSVLKNSGILSDRKEGNKVYYHLDTPCVLDFFTCALEVIRRRTETFRVIR, from the coding sequence ATGACCCTTCAAGACCGAGACATCTTCAAGATGAAAGCGCACGTGGCCAAGGCCCTGGCGCACGAAAGCCGGCTCATCATGCTCGACGCCCTCAAAAACGGCGATATGTGCGTCTGCGATTTGACGGACCTGATAGGGGCGGACCAATCCACCGTGTCCAAGCACCTGTCCGTTTTGAAGAACTCCGGCATCCTCAGTGACCGCAAGGAAGGAAACAAGGTCTACTATCATCTCGATACGCCTTGCGTGCTGGACTTCTTCACCTGCGCTCTGGAAGTGATCCGCCGGCGCACGGAGACGTTTCGAGTGATCCGGTAA
- a CDS encoding thioredoxin family protein: MAVQSGYTNVFRDPKGYPDWQAAGMPVERSSLEAPGLTESSGAPGTLSGLGIIWTLLGVFLGGIALNLTPCVYPLIPITAAYFGGRSGGGRGQLIVHGSLYIGGLCITNSVLGVIAALSGGLLGAALQNPVVLILVAAILVLFASSLFGLWELRLPSSLTQAASRSYAGYFGSLFMGITLGVVAAPCLGPFVLGLLTWVAGMGSPGIGFLVFFTLSVGLGLPLFFLALFSGLIDKLPRSGQWMVWIRKLMGWVLVAMAVYFIRPLLPETATIFGLSAVSLSAGLHLGWLEKTPSTGRLFGWIRLVTLVIGVSISALWVGGWILQGPGAQWNRYSEEIVAEARETGKPVIIDFYAEWCAPCRELEDAVFRHPEVVDRARKRFVMIKVDLTSSGNAQQEILEESLLDRFEIKGVPTIIFLDAQGKERRDLRLVDFEPPEQFLRRMDRVKESPIPGPENSTKRLTDG, encoded by the coding sequence GTGGCCGTTCAATCAGGCTACACCAATGTGTTTCGTGACCCCAAAGGGTATCCGGACTGGCAGGCGGCGGGTATGCCTGTGGAGCGGTCTTCTCTGGAGGCCCCCGGGTTAACCGAATCATCCGGAGCCCCTGGGACCTTGTCCGGCTTGGGCATCATTTGGACCCTTCTGGGCGTTTTTCTGGGCGGAATCGCTCTCAACCTGACTCCGTGCGTATATCCGTTGATTCCCATCACCGCGGCTTATTTCGGTGGCCGGTCCGGGGGCGGCCGGGGACAGCTGATCGTCCACGGTTCCCTTTACATCGGAGGTTTGTGCATCACCAACTCGGTCCTGGGCGTCATTGCGGCATTGAGCGGCGGGCTTCTTGGGGCGGCGTTACAGAACCCGGTGGTGCTTATTCTGGTAGCTGCGATTCTGGTTTTGTTTGCCTCGAGCCTGTTCGGTCTCTGGGAACTTCGCCTTCCTTCGTCTCTGACCCAGGCGGCTTCCCGATCCTACGCCGGATATTTCGGCTCCCTGTTCATGGGAATCACTTTAGGGGTGGTTGCGGCCCCGTGTCTTGGACCGTTTGTTCTGGGACTGCTCACCTGGGTCGCGGGCATGGGCTCCCCGGGGATCGGCTTCCTGGTGTTTTTCACGTTGAGCGTGGGTCTCGGGCTCCCGCTCTTTTTTCTAGCCCTATTTTCAGGACTTATCGATAAACTTCCCCGATCCGGCCAATGGATGGTATGGATTCGCAAACTCATGGGCTGGGTTTTGGTGGCTATGGCCGTTTACTTTATCCGGCCCCTGCTGCCGGAGACGGCGACCATCTTTGGCCTGTCCGCGGTGAGCCTGTCGGCGGGTCTTCACCTGGGATGGCTGGAGAAGACTCCTTCGACCGGAAGGCTCTTTGGCTGGATCAGGCTCGTAACTCTGGTGATCGGTGTGAGTATCTCGGCGCTTTGGGTCGGAGGCTGGATTCTGCAGGGTCCGGGCGCACAGTGGAACCGTTATTCGGAGGAGATTGTCGCCGAGGCCCGTGAAACCGGCAAGCCTGTCATCATAGACTTCTATGCGGAATGGTGCGCTCCTTGCCGTGAATTGGAAGACGCCGTATTTCGTCATCCGGAGGTCGTCGATCGGGCAAGAAAACGGTTTGTTATGATCAAAGTGGATCTGACCAGTTCCGGGAACGCACAACAGGAAATTTTGGAAGAAAGCTTGTTGGACCGTTTTGAAATCAAGGGAGTGCCCACGATCATTTTTCTGGACGCCCAGGGAAAAGAACGGCGGGATTTGCGTCTCGTGGATTTCGAGCCTCCGGAGCAATTCCTCCGGCGGATGGACCGGGTCAAGGAATCTCCGATCCCAGGTCCGGAAAACAGTACTAAACGTCTAACCGACGGATAA
- a CDS encoding SDR family oxidoreductase, translated as MTLKNNGLKGRVAIIASHRSGKCIPSELAQILVAEGAIVYAVDTHQRIVDIVAKESEAEFGTPVNTKVLDFFDAEQVEGFIQEVKKREGRVDILATDLGLLEFMDHLKPFFEQERTEWRTQYRNIFEVTLLWTRAVVPVMMENNFGRIIHMVSDSGRIGVPRMSIYGAFKAAVSSFSRSLAQELARYKITCNCVSLGIQEIDELKRSSKEAITKLDKTLKLVPLRRYSEPEELALMIAYLASDLGSYITGQTISVSGGLVMT; from the coding sequence TTGACTCTGAAGAATAACGGCCTCAAGGGCCGGGTGGCCATAATCGCCTCTCATCGTTCCGGCAAATGCATTCCAAGCGAATTGGCGCAGATACTCGTGGCGGAGGGGGCCATCGTTTATGCTGTGGACACGCATCAGAGAATAGTCGACATTGTGGCAAAAGAATCCGAAGCAGAGTTCGGAACACCCGTCAACACCAAGGTGCTGGACTTTTTTGATGCGGAGCAGGTGGAAGGCTTCATCCAGGAAGTGAAGAAGCGAGAAGGACGCGTAGATATTCTCGCTACGGATCTCGGGTTGCTGGAATTCATGGATCACCTGAAACCATTCTTCGAACAGGAAAGGACGGAGTGGAGAACCCAGTATCGCAATATATTTGAAGTCACCCTCCTGTGGACCAGAGCGGTTGTCCCGGTCATGATGGAAAACAACTTCGGTCGCATCATTCACATGGTTTCCGATTCCGGCCGAATCGGGGTGCCCAGGATGTCCATTTACGGCGCCTTCAAAGCTGCCGTGAGTTCCTTCTCGAGATCCCTGGCTCAGGAACTGGCCCGCTATAAGATTACGTGCAATTGCGTGTCCCTGGGCATACAGGAAATCGACGAACTCAAAAGATCCAGCAAGGAGGCCATCACCAAACTCGACAAGACCCTGAAACTCGTGCCCTTGAGGCGATACAGTGAACCCGAGGAATTGGCGTTGATGATCGCCTACCTGGCCTCGGATCTGGGCTCCTATATAACGGGACAGACTATCAGCGTATCCGGAGGGCTCGTCATGACCTGA
- a CDS encoding rhodanese-like domain-containing protein, producing the protein MSQKVFFALISALLLVAGVLWYTSRSLSPKQASWEDVVSEAEKGGYKLIRTEELGKRYRENPESLLLVDTRQEWEYRAGHIKGAVNFPMEPTWWSRWRKQKSLERLLGPDKERFVVFY; encoded by the coding sequence ATGAGCCAAAAAGTATTTTTCGCGTTAATCTCAGCCCTCCTGCTGGTAGCGGGCGTGCTCTGGTACACCAGCCGCTCCCTGAGCCCTAAGCAGGCTTCCTGGGAAGACGTGGTCAGCGAAGCCGAAAAAGGCGGCTACAAACTCATCCGTACGGAGGAACTGGGGAAACGGTATCGGGAGAATCCGGAGAGCCTTCTGCTTGTGGATACACGGCAGGAATGGGAATACCGCGCCGGCCACATCAAGGGTGCGGTAAACTTTCCCATGGAGCCGACATGGTGGTCCCGTTGGCGGAAACAGAAGTCTTTGGAACGCCTCCTCGGGCCGGATAAGGAACGATTCGTTGTTTTCTACTGA
- a CDS encoding sigma-54-dependent Fis family transcriptional regulator: MKLLIVDDEKLLRDSLKKHFQREGYQVYLAESARKAIEAYREYVPELVLLDVRLPDGNGLDVLHEIREVNPEALVILITAYGGIRSAVEAIKQGAQDYITKPFDIEELSFTVQKTTELFRLKEELRSIKDSTARKYEFGKIVTQGIAMKKACEEALKVAQTENSTVIVRGESGTGKELLCRAIHYNSSRRDMPFVPVNCASLPESLLESELFGYEKGAFTGATKRKIGFIESAEGGTIFLDEVGDISPGTQVKLLRFLQEQEYYRVGGVKPVRVNVRVVAATNRNLEKGLENGTFREDLYYRLHVFPIFIPPLRERKEDIPLLAKHIMETFNREFGKSIQGFSSEAMDALENYTWKGNVRELKNVIERSIILAEGQWILAADLPPEIRGAVKSPENPGDLPFPLAEGHILPLDQLETIYIQKVLEYTGGNKSLACRHLGITRNRLRRKLGKN; the protein is encoded by the coding sequence ATGAAATTGCTGATTGTAGACGACGAGAAACTCCTTCGGGATTCGCTGAAGAAGCACTTTCAGCGGGAGGGGTATCAGGTATATCTCGCAGAGAGCGCCCGCAAGGCCATCGAGGCGTACAGGGAATATGTCCCGGAACTCGTATTGTTGGACGTACGTCTGCCCGATGGTAACGGTCTGGACGTATTGCACGAGATCCGGGAAGTCAACCCGGAGGCCCTGGTGATTCTCATCACGGCTTATGGGGGAATCAGATCCGCGGTGGAAGCCATCAAACAAGGAGCACAGGACTATATCACCAAACCTTTTGATATAGAGGAGCTTTCTTTTACTGTACAGAAAACCACCGAGCTGTTTCGCCTGAAAGAGGAATTGAGAAGCATCAAGGACAGCACCGCGAGAAAATACGAATTCGGGAAGATCGTGACCCAGGGCATTGCCATGAAGAAGGCTTGTGAGGAAGCCTTGAAAGTGGCCCAGACGGAGAACTCGACGGTGATCGTTCGGGGGGAGAGCGGAACCGGGAAGGAATTGTTGTGCAGGGCCATTCACTACAACAGCTCCAGACGGGACATGCCTTTTGTCCCGGTAAATTGTGCTTCACTGCCGGAAAGCCTCCTGGAAAGCGAACTTTTCGGGTATGAAAAAGGCGCTTTCACGGGTGCAACCAAGCGTAAGATCGGTTTTATAGAATCCGCGGAAGGCGGCACCATTTTTCTGGATGAGGTTGGAGACATCTCTCCCGGAACCCAGGTTAAGCTCCTGAGATTTTTACAGGAACAGGAATACTATCGGGTGGGGGGCGTTAAACCGGTACGGGTGAATGTGCGCGTGGTGGCGGCCACCAACAGGAATCTCGAAAAAGGGCTGGAAAATGGAACCTTCAGGGAGGATCTATATTATCGCCTTCATGTTTTTCCCATATTCATTCCGCCTCTTAGAGAACGAAAGGAAGACATTCCCCTCCTGGCGAAGCATATCATGGAGACCTTCAACCGTGAATTCGGTAAGAGTATTCAAGGGTTTTCTTCGGAAGCCATGGACGCTCTCGAAAACTATACCTGGAAGGGAAACGTTCGGGAGCTGAAAAACGTCATCGAACGATCCATCATCCTGGCGGAAGGGCAATGGATTCTTGCTGCCGACCTGCCGCCTGAAATTCGCGGAGCTGTAAAGAGTCCCGAGAACCCGGGCGATCTTCCATTCCCACTGGCCGAAGGCCATATTCTCCCCTTGGACCAGTTGGAGACCATATATATTCAGAAAGTGCTGGAATACACGGGGGGCAACAAGAGCCTTGCCTGCCGTCATTTAGGCATTACGAGAAATCGTCTCAGACGGAAACTCGGGAAAAACTGA
- a CDS encoding GAF domain-containing protein translates to MCILDLNSLAFGLDREDEAPERDAASDLGRPPGDEGSVYGLIEALKRQNRELASEVMERSKLIASLNNVSPLPLEGITLDKVLSTILNNVLNCFGYYRGIVYLWDKKKENLSCYGTAGMSKDSERIVRSKPLNIYRHDCIEIRAAKSSTFTYVENPSEGPELTRHDLKISLQHGGRGSVLYVPLRSKGETFGIIGIERFPVRAERYPGQFRITEKDIKVLMLFVNHASIAIENARLYEQNQRKIDYLSKLQEIYHELNSMVDMDHLIEKILEGALTVSGATSGILWKCNSGSLCAEASSSRGYSNSLEDHPQAPLELFPFDELFKKQRAVRIPDVEESGVSLPLSQPKGSAIFLPIVYKDSVAAIIQLDHSDRGVFDDTATEVLKIYASQASKLIENMTLYNALLLEKRFTDNLRNSIAVGILITDAEGRIRSINPRARAICNITSSNLGNRPVESIFNKDNRFISDVIYETIHTNKDVETEATYNAENEALVLEISAFAVYDEEKKLCGVTTFISDITEKKRMRDSLNRMERTAAIGTMAAGVAHELRNPLSGIYAAIQTLLQELSLTDEQREIMDAVLGEADRMETLIHEILQLSKPINLNMVNVDVKEVLRNSVTPMKETIREKNITIVERFEHRLPAVHADPDKLRQVFLNLLLNAVQATPDGGAIELHAKSMNGKAQEGRSGVEIRVLDHGSGVSPQHLSKIFDPFFTTKNRGTGLGLTICQKIIEEHDGEIFVQSECGQGSVFFVRLKS, encoded by the coding sequence ATGTGTATTCTAGATCTGAACTCCCTGGCTTTCGGATTGGACCGCGAGGATGAGGCGCCGGAACGGGATGCGGCTTCGGACTTGGGCCGGCCGCCCGGTGACGAAGGAAGCGTGTACGGGCTCATCGAGGCTCTGAAACGACAAAACCGGGAGCTTGCGTCCGAAGTGATGGAGCGAAGCAAGCTCATTGCAAGCCTCAACAACGTCAGTCCCCTGCCCCTGGAAGGCATCACCCTGGATAAGGTATTGAGCACGATTCTGAACAATGTGCTGAACTGTTTCGGGTACTATCGGGGAATCGTGTATCTGTGGGACAAGAAGAAAGAGAACCTGAGCTGCTACGGAACCGCCGGCATGAGCAAGGACAGCGAACGCATCGTCCGCTCCAAACCGCTCAATATCTATCGTCATGATTGCATCGAAATCCGGGCCGCAAAATCCTCGACCTTCACGTACGTCGAAAATCCATCCGAAGGTCCCGAATTGACCCGACATGACCTGAAAATATCTCTCCAGCACGGAGGTCGAGGCTCGGTTCTGTACGTTCCATTGAGGTCCAAGGGTGAAACCTTCGGAATCATCGGGATTGAGCGGTTTCCCGTCCGGGCTGAACGGTATCCCGGCCAGTTTCGAATCACGGAAAAAGACATTAAAGTCCTTATGTTATTTGTGAACCACGCCAGTATCGCCATTGAAAACGCCCGGCTATACGAACAAAATCAGCGCAAGATCGACTACCTTTCCAAACTTCAGGAGATTTACCATGAACTGAACAGCATGGTGGACATGGATCACCTGATCGAGAAGATCCTCGAGGGGGCCCTCACGGTCAGCGGAGCAACGAGTGGCATACTTTGGAAATGCAATTCCGGGTCTCTGTGCGCGGAAGCCTCGAGCAGCCGGGGGTACTCGAATTCCCTGGAAGACCACCCCCAGGCCCCTCTCGAGCTATTTCCGTTCGACGAGCTGTTCAAGAAACAAAGAGCTGTCCGTATTCCTGATGTCGAGGAGTCCGGCGTGTCCCTTCCGCTTTCGCAACCCAAGGGTTCCGCCATTTTCTTGCCCATCGTGTATAAAGATAGTGTTGCCGCAATTATTCAATTGGATCATTCCGACCGTGGAGTTTTCGACGATACTGCAACGGAAGTATTAAAGATATACGCTTCTCAAGCAAGTAAACTGATTGAGAATATGACGCTTTACAACGCACTGTTATTGGAGAAGAGATTTACAGATAATCTTAGAAACAGTATAGCCGTAGGGATTCTGATCACAGACGCAGAAGGCAGGATACGATCTATCAATCCAAGAGCGAGAGCAATATGTAACATCACATCATCAAACTTGGGAAATAGACCCGTTGAAAGTATATTTAATAAGGATAATAGATTTATATCCGACGTAATATATGAAACCATTCATACCAATAAAGATGTTGAAACCGAGGCTACATATAACGCGGAAAATGAAGCTCTGGTGTTGGAAATAAGCGCATTTGCAGTATACGATGAAGAAAAGAAATTGTGCGGTGTTACTACGTTTATTTCGGACATAACAGAGAAGAAAAGAATGAGAGATTCCTTGAATCGTATGGAAAGAACGGCTGCCATAGGAACCATGGCGGCCGGCGTGGCGCACGAGCTTAGAAATCCGCTAAGCGGCATTTACGCCGCCATACAGACTTTGCTGCAGGAGTTGTCGCTTACGGATGAACAGCGAGAAATCATGGACGCGGTGCTGGGAGAAGCGGATCGGATGGAGACTTTGATCCATGAAATCCTTCAGCTGTCAAAGCCGATCAATCTGAATATGGTGAATGTGGACGTGAAGGAAGTGCTGCGAAATTCGGTTACGCCGATGAAGGAGACGATCAGAGAAAAGAATATTACCATCGTGGAACGTTTCGAACACAGACTGCCGGCCGTTCATGCGGATCCGGACAAATTGAGACAGGTTTTCCTGAACCTGTTACTGAACGCGGTGCAGGCCACTCCGGACGGCGGAGCCATAGAGCTGCATGCAAAGTCCATGAACGGAAAGGCCCAGGAAGGGAGAAGCGGGGTGGAAATCCGTGTCCTGGATCACGGATCGGGGGTTTCGCCCCAGCATCTCTCCAAGATCTTCGATCCGTTTTTCACCACCAAGAATCGAGGTACGGGTCTTGGACTGACGATCTGCCAGAAGATCATCGAGGAGCATGACGGCGAGATTTTCGTCCAGTCCGAGTGCGGACAGGGAAGTGTCTTCTTCGTTCGGTTGAAATCATGA
- a CDS encoding class I SAM-dependent RNA methyltransferase: MEEMTITALAHGGVGVGRKDGRVVFVPYTLPGEHILFETLQEKKRYSWGRLVRVFDPSPNRRLNPPCSYFADCGGCHWQHIRDDAQPVFKEQLFTEILQRQGGVLPPRIRPIEASPRPFGYRTSLTLKVRQGRVGFFGTRSHRLVSVERCLLATEATNLLIGTLRREHFRSVFDGNVSELVISAAPGSTSVQVCLRMSSPLTPSLGKRLAGLFEGLPSIASLVWCKERQGDPEWLFPEPKTEALVPFPLATSGTDGGAAPPELLVLPGVFLQANWDVNLIMIREVLGILDRIGPSLRVIELFSGAGNFTVPMGLRGHSVDAFEVYRPSVKSALENIRRYDLKKVKVRCMTAARALGAPPKPKESYDVVVADPPRSGMKAEIARIANLKAPHVVIISCEPATLCRDLNVLTQSGYRLEWSLPLDMFPQTYHVESINYLTR, encoded by the coding sequence ATGGAAGAGATGACCATAACGGCGCTGGCGCACGGCGGCGTGGGTGTCGGTCGAAAGGACGGGAGAGTCGTTTTCGTGCCGTATACCCTGCCCGGGGAACACATCCTGTTCGAGACGCTTCAGGAGAAGAAGCGTTATTCTTGGGGGCGGCTGGTCCGGGTGTTTGACCCTTCCCCGAACCGCCGACTCAACCCTCCCTGCTCCTATTTCGCTGATTGCGGAGGATGCCATTGGCAGCACATTCGCGACGATGCTCAGCCGGTCTTTAAAGAGCAGCTCTTTACCGAGATTCTGCAGCGCCAGGGTGGAGTTCTGCCTCCGCGCATCCGGCCGATAGAGGCCTCTCCCAGACCGTTTGGATACCGAACAAGCCTGACCCTCAAGGTGCGTCAGGGACGGGTCGGCTTTTTTGGAACCCGTTCCCATCGTTTGGTTTCAGTGGAGCGTTGTCTGCTGGCGACCGAGGCGACGAACCTTCTTATCGGAACGCTGCGGAGGGAGCATTTTCGAAGCGTTTTTGACGGTAACGTATCCGAGTTGGTGATTTCAGCGGCTCCCGGCAGCACGTCGGTTCAAGTATGCCTGCGGATGTCGTCGCCGCTTACGCCTTCCCTCGGCAAGCGGCTCGCGGGCCTCTTCGAGGGTCTGCCTTCCATCGCGAGCCTTGTCTGGTGCAAGGAAAGACAAGGTGATCCCGAATGGTTGTTTCCCGAGCCGAAAACGGAAGCATTGGTCCCTTTTCCCCTTGCAACAAGCGGGACGGACGGCGGCGCCGCCCCTCCGGAACTGCTCGTGCTCCCGGGGGTTTTCTTGCAGGCCAACTGGGATGTCAACCTGATCATGATCCGGGAGGTGCTGGGAATACTGGATCGGATCGGTCCTTCCTTGAGGGTGATCGAGCTCTTTTCAGGAGCCGGGAATTTCACCGTACCCATGGGGCTCCGGGGCCATTCCGTGGATGCGTTTGAAGTGTATAGGCCTTCGGTCAAAAGCGCTCTGGAAAACATACGAAGGTATGACTTGAAAAAGGTGAAAGTACGGTGCATGACGGCGGCTCGGGCGTTGGGGGCCCCTCCCAAGCCCAAGGAATCCTACGACGTTGTCGTGGCGGATCCACCGAGGTCGGGCATGAAGGCGGAAATCGCCCGGATTGCCAATCTGAAGGCGCCTCACGTGGTGATCATTTCCTGCGAACCGGCCACGCTCTGCCGGGATCTGAACGTGCTGACCCAATCCGGTTATCGACTCGAGTGGTCTCTTCCCCTGGACATGTTCCCCCAGACGTATCACGTGGAATCCATAAACTACCTTACTAGGTAG
- a CDS encoding alpha/beta hydrolase, with the protein MRRNIEFKTEDGVTLRGWFYPGVGAAGAAPTIIMAHGFSATKEMYLDKFAEVFSEAGLNALVYDNRNLGESDGKPRQHIDPWKQISDYRDAITYAVSLKEVDENRIGVWGSSYSGGHTIVVAAIDRRVKCVVSQVPLISGLRNVKRLIRSDVLPAVRANFDMDRASRYAGNPPAIIPVVGVNPGDPCALPTEDSRKFFLETCKTLAPSWRNEVTLHSVELFTEYEPGWYIRNICPTPFMLIVALGDTLVPSEIACEAYEQALEPKKLLLLPGGHFDAYVSPAFEISSAGQRDWFVKHLKP; encoded by the coding sequence ATGCGCAGAAACATTGAATTCAAGACGGAAGACGGCGTCACGTTGCGGGGCTGGTTCTATCCCGGCGTAGGCGCAGCCGGAGCGGCGCCCACCATTATTATGGCTCACGGGTTTTCCGCCACAAAGGAGATGTACCTGGACAAATTTGCGGAGGTTTTCTCGGAAGCCGGGCTCAACGCGCTGGTGTACGATAACCGCAACCTGGGGGAAAGCGACGGCAAACCAAGACAGCACATCGACCCTTGGAAACAAATATCCGACTATCGGGACGCCATCACCTATGCCGTCAGTCTCAAGGAAGTGGACGAAAACCGGATCGGCGTCTGGGGATCGAGTTACAGCGGCGGACATACCATCGTTGTGGCAGCCATCGATCGGCGGGTCAAATGCGTGGTATCTCAAGTGCCTTTGATCAGCGGTCTCAGAAATGTGAAAAGGCTCATTCGTTCTGATGTTCTCCCAGCGGTACGGGCGAACTTCGATATGGATCGGGCTTCACGATACGCTGGAAATCCTCCGGCCATCATACCGGTGGTTGGAGTAAACCCCGGCGATCCATGCGCCTTGCCCACGGAGGACTCACGTAAATTCTTCCTCGAGACCTGTAAAACGCTGGCGCCTTCATGGCGAAATGAAGTTACCTTGCATTCGGTGGAGCTGTTTACCGAGTACGAGCCGGGCTGGTATATTCGGAACATATGCCCCACCCCGTTCATGCTGATAGTAGCTTTGGGAGATACGCTCGTGCCCTCGGAGATCGCCTGCGAAGCATACGAGCAGGCCCTGGAGCCCAAGAAATTGCTCCTTCTGCCGGGAGGCCATTTTGATGCTTACGTGAGTCCGGCCTTCGAGATTTCGAGCGCCGGGCAACGAGATTGGTTCGTGAAGCATCTTAAACCGTAG
- the dctP gene encoding TRAP transporter substrate-binding protein DctP, which translates to MRSVSSACTWFLLLACIWTGSAGAAQTVKLAVVTKPGSAQAICAEKFAELASAASQGELQVELFHSGSMGNETEILQKLQGGQIQIAVVTVGPFDEFVPETRVVEFPFLFKNHAHADRVLDGKPGQTVLDALEKAGFKGLAFSENGFRHLTNNKRPVHDASQVKDLKIRVMNSALQEELWTILGARPIPHPWPIDEFLAAGGIDGQENPIWVLWEYRFDKLQRYLTLTGHVYSAHICAANLNWFESLPAALQGTVRRAMQEAALYQRSYNRGHEKEYLTRLKEAGMQVDEHPDLDSFHAKTADIASLPLFREPDVKRLLDLFMNASR; encoded by the coding sequence ATGCGATCCGTATCGAGTGCTTGTACATGGTTCCTTTTGCTCGCCTGCATCTGGACGGGTTCCGCCGGCGCGGCCCAGACCGTTAAACTGGCGGTGGTGACCAAGCCCGGCAGCGCCCAGGCCATCTGTGCGGAAAAATTCGCCGAACTGGCGTCCGCCGCATCTCAGGGCGAATTGCAGGTGGAATTGTTTCACAGCGGCTCCATGGGAAACGAAACCGAAATCCTGCAAAAGCTCCAAGGTGGGCAGATCCAGATAGCGGTGGTGACAGTGGGGCCCTTCGATGAGTTCGTGCCTGAAACCCGGGTGGTGGAGTTTCCTTTCCTATTCAAGAACCACGCCCACGCGGATCGGGTCCTGGACGGCAAACCGGGACAAACCGTGCTGGATGCGCTCGAAAAGGCGGGATTCAAAGGCCTGGCCTTTTCAGAAAACGGCTTCCGTCATCTGACGAACAACAAGCGTCCCGTGCATGACGCCTCTCAAGTGAAGGATCTCAAGATCCGTGTCATGAATTCCGCACTTCAAGAGGAACTCTGGACGATTTTGGGCGCCCGGCCGATACCGCACCCGTGGCCGATCGACGAATTTCTCGCCGCCGGCGGCATAGACGGGCAGGAGAATCCCATATGGGTCCTTTGGGAATATAGATTCGATAAACTGCAGAGGTATCTCACCCTTACCGGGCACGTCTATTCGGCTCACATTTGCGCCGCCAACCTGAACTGGTTTGAAAGCCTCCCGGCGGCCCTCCAGGGTACGGTCCGGCGCGCCATGCAGGAAGCCGCTCTTTATCAGCGCTCCTATAACCGCGGTCATGAAAAAGAGTACCTGACAAGGCTAAAGGAGGCCGGGATGCAGGTAGACGAGCACCCCGATCTCGACTCGTTCCACGCCAAGACGGCCGATATCGCGAGCCTGCCCTTGTTCCGGGAACCCGACGTGAAACGTCTGCTCGACCTTTTCATGAATGCATCTCGGTGA